Part of the Rhodopirellula islandica genome is shown below.
TCGTGATTCGCTTCAGGCAAGTCGTTGATTTCGTTGGTCGAACGAAACGCTTCTTGAGTCGGTTGGTCGGCGAGCCTGTCTTCTGGCAGCAACAGCGATTCAGATTCTTCGGGCCACCCAGGTGACGAGGGATCGTCCGCCAGCGGTTCTGGTGTGGCAAGTCCGACAGGATCCGCGATCGAAACGTTTGACTCGGCGTCGTCGAATCCCTTCGCTTGAGCACTGTCATAGGTTGGCCAAGCATCCTCGTCGGATTCTTGTTCGACGGTTTCTTCGGCGATCGGGGTGCTCCAGCTGGCAGCCTTTTCTTCGGCCTCTTGCAGCAGTCGATCCGTTTCGGAGTCGTGGACCATGCTCAGGGCTTCGTCGATCAGTTCGTCGGCCCCATGGGCGTCGGACGTGGACGGTGATCCCACGGATTCTGGGTCTGTTTCACTGGCAATGTGCAGTCCCACTGCGTCCGCGGTTGGCGAGGACACGTCTGGTTCCTCAGCGATGTCGCTGGCTTCGAGCGGTGTCGCTTCGTCGTCGCGAGCGATGGAGGACTCGGGGGCCTCTTCCAACGAGTCGTCATCTTCGGTCGAAGTTGCTGCGGCTGAAAGCAGACCCAGTCGGAAGTTGGAGGGGGCGTCTTTGGGTTCGTCGACGGATTTCCCGCTGATCAGTTGGCGGGTTTCCTCTTCGAGTCGTTCGATTTGATCGAGCGTGTCGTCATGGTCCCGATTGGAGCGGTCGAACAACTGACGAGTTTCTGAAACTTCTCGCTCGGCGCGGAGACGCTGTTTTTCAGACGAATTGTACTTGGCTTTGAACTCGTCGCGTTGCTCTTCCGTGACCAACAAAGTTTCGCGAAGTTTGTCGTTGTCTTCGCGGAGTTGAGCGAGTTGTTGTTCGGCTTGTGCAAGGCTGATCGTCAGCTCATCCACGCCGGTTCGCAGCGCGTCCATCTCATCGCTCCACGACGTCCGGTCGGTGTCGTGACGATCCTCTGATTCGCGGACCCGTGCCTCGAGTTCACCGATGGTGGTGCGAGCGTGCTGGCAATCACGACGCAGTGCCTCGGCTTCTTTGCGAGCGTCGGAGATCTCGATCTGGAGACTTTCGATCTCTTGTCGGAGAGATTCCTCGGTCTTGAGCAGGTCATCGCAACGTTTCTGACTCTCACTGGCCTTGGCATCGCTGCTGGCCTTTTGGTCGAGTGCCTCGTCGCGTTCTTGGTTGGCTCGTTCTCGTTGGGCAATGGCTTCGTCGCGTGCCGTTGACAGCTCGTTGCATTGGCGAGCGTGTTCTTCGACGCGTTCCATTCCCATCGACTGCAGTGATTCTTGTTGTTCACCAAGGGCGAGCAACTGTTCATTGAGCGAGGCAAACTTCGTGCGCATTTGGGTCACCGCTTCCGCGGCAGCATCGGCTTGGCTTTGCGATGCTTTCAATTGCTGGCGAGTTTCAGTGAGTCGACGTTCGCTGTCGCGTTCACGTTCGAAGAGGGATTCTTTTTCCTGCAGCAGTTCTTCGATTTGGGTTCGGTATTGCTCGTCGCGACCCTGTAAACGCTGCTGTTGCGTGTGCCATTCTTCGCGTTGCGTTTCCAACTGTTGTTGTTGAGTGGCAAGCTGGTTTTGACGATCGGTCAGCTCGCGATGACGAACTTGGAATTCGGCGTGCAGTTCGACCGCGGCGGTTTCTTGAGAACGAATTTCGTCCTCGCGTTCCCGCAACGCTTTGAATTGGGATTCGAGCTGTTCGGATTGCCGTTGCAATTCGTCTTGTCGTTCACGCACCCATTGGTCGTGTTGTTCCGCTTCTTCTTTGAGCTTGTGCCAACGCGCCGCTTCCTTTTGGAATTCAACGTTGGAATCAAACATCGAGGCTGGTGTGCCGGATGCCAGGCGAGGCACCGATTCAGCGAAGCGGTGCGCCGTGGGTTTGCTGGCCTCAGCCAACTTGGCTTGAACCAGTTCGAATTCATAGTTGCCAAGGCCGAGCACGTCGCCTTGTTGCAGAATCCCCTCGGTGACACGAACGTTGTTGATCAGCAACGGGATCGAGTAGGCCCGAATGAGGATGCGGTGCGCATCTCGAATCAGGACCGCATGAAGTGGACGGAGGGTTGGATCGTCGAGGCGGATCGAGCATCCCACTCCATTGCCAAGCGTGTAGCGAGCGCCAGCGAGTCGCAATCGTCGCGTGGGATGATCTTTGCATCGCACTCGAAACTCAATCGCGCCGTCTTGATTCCACATGGTGCCATGATCGCCCAGCGGTTTGCTGTGCGATGGGCCGGATGAGGGTCTGCCAGTGGAATCCACTTCGGAAGACGCCGCGTGACGCGGCTGGTTCAACCAACTCGTCGCGGTTCCTTCGCCTGTGGAGCGATTCGACACCTCCGACCGAGCGGGAGCCGCAAAGGCAGTGACGGAGTCGGATTCGGTGTGTGTTGGTGTATTCGAGGAGTCAGTTGCCACCACGGAGTTCCTTCTCACGGGAATGCTTTCTTGAGAACGGCAAAGTGTCCCGAAAGCGATTGCGTCGGACCTGTATGGGGAGGGTCCGGTCGAGTTTCGGTTCACTTCGTTTCCGTTCAAGCGGTTCGGAGTAACCACTTGTTCCTGTTAGTTCGGTTGAACCGACCAGGGGCATGAAGGCATTTGGTCCGTTTTGGCAAACTTTGCGGCTTCCGGGTGACTTTGCAGGGGGGGAAGTGTCTGGTTGAATGCTTGTGGCCTGGAAGAGGGGGG
Proteins encoded:
- a CDS encoding FHA domain-containing protein, whose amino-acid sequence is MVATDSSNTPTHTESDSVTAFAAPARSEVSNRSTGEGTATSWLNQPRHAASSEVDSTGRPSSGPSHSKPLGDHGTMWNQDGAIEFRVRCKDHPTRRLRLAGARYTLGNGVGCSIRLDDPTLRPLHAVLIRDAHRILIRAYSIPLLINNVRVTEGILQQGDVLGLGNYEFELVQAKLAEASKPTAHRFAESVPRLASGTPASMFDSNVEFQKEAARWHKLKEEAEQHDQWVRERQDELQRQSEQLESQFKALREREDEIRSQETAAVELHAEFQVRHRELTDRQNQLATQQQQLETQREEWHTQQQRLQGRDEQYRTQIEELLQEKESLFERERDSERRLTETRQQLKASQSQADAAAEAVTQMRTKFASLNEQLLALGEQQESLQSMGMERVEEHARQCNELSTARDEAIAQRERANQERDEALDQKASSDAKASESQKRCDDLLKTEESLRQEIESLQIEISDARKEAEALRRDCQHARTTIGELEARVRESEDRHDTDRTSWSDEMDALRTGVDELTISLAQAEQQLAQLREDNDKLRETLLVTEEQRDEFKAKYNSSEKQRLRAEREVSETRQLFDRSNRDHDDTLDQIERLEEETRQLISGKSVDEPKDAPSNFRLGLLSAAATSTEDDDSLEEAPESSIARDDEATPLEASDIAEEPDVSSPTADAVGLHIASETDPESVGSPSTSDAHGADELIDEALSMVHDSETDRLLQEAEEKAASWSTPIAEETVEQESDEDAWPTYDSAQAKGFDDAESNVSIADPVGLATPEPLADDPSSPGWPEESESLLLPEDRLADQPTQEAFRSTNEINDLPEANHDNEIRNENATVAADPELDTDASANPWTDAEDSNEDAGVQQFAAEFTAAAQEEADQIREARLSQEWTSENPASENAFETDDEPNSMVQEVEAELNAATMGFDLDAESQTENPWATVDLDRSFDDQESSTSGFTSINSAEEVDDVDDVETPSPLSLADQLIRDLNAEKSGSESEEQPRHEDDMADTGTQMWDGQTDYAANLDSDVAQFEPANLDETDDVAEPNQEALEASGTQSYSWDQPESDESFDVAEEYESTLADVEVEPVGIELPSTEETTTETVVASDSDEPDDDSIEAYMNRLLQRVQKQSGTDSEPETPKSPKTVAKPVVSQLPVAETIESELETITPVDPDAPLIPRSQAPERNSNLSAMRELANESARSAVERSAKSQTHSSRVQAMVKFMQAAVAIICGIAAVAFVAQGMLKIVAAVAALLIAVICVKEGMTLLSVARNRSTKPSKKTQPETVDAEIVE